From Agromyces sp. SYSU T00194, a single genomic window includes:
- a CDS encoding wax ester/triacylglycerol synthase domain-containing protein, whose product MGARVHPDSAIAAVDAANFALEGSQPNVVTLVALFAPGGWVDREGDADVGRLRRALDARVRGIEALCRRPVERHGDWRWEAATPDLAHHVRVLDGPGRAGVADAPESLEAVCARVVMQPLAADRPPWELLLVPRARPGRCALLIRLHHAVADGLAAEALVGALADPDAPVDGAAEGATVGKPRSGEPRSGEPRSGEPRAAEPGPRGIRSIASRGARIVVQVAAVFRRSVRSRTLLGPLGATRDVAFGEVDLRALHDGARRLGGTVNDAFLAAYGQGIRAVLLAAGEPLPERVPISNPVRLDRRAGEGNATGVMLVGVPVDPDDVRPVVARVAATTRSAAARARREGTFELMRGPRVAALLMRFATTQRAVGAIASNLPGPGRALRIDGAELEAAWPLSLLSGNVRLGVVGLSYAGCFRFGVQTDADHLPPARMVAEAITSSLRRIAAA is encoded by the coding sequence ATGGGCGCTCGTGTCCATCCCGACAGCGCGATCGCGGCGGTGGACGCCGCGAACTTCGCGCTGGAGGGGAGCCAGCCGAACGTCGTGACCCTCGTCGCGCTGTTCGCGCCGGGCGGGTGGGTCGACCGGGAGGGTGACGCGGACGTCGGTCGCCTGCGGCGCGCCCTCGACGCCCGCGTGCGCGGCATCGAGGCGCTGTGCCGGCGTCCGGTGGAGCGGCACGGCGACTGGCGATGGGAGGCGGCCACGCCCGACCTCGCGCACCACGTGCGGGTCCTCGACGGTCCCGGCCGGGCCGGAGTGGCGGATGCGCCCGAGTCGCTCGAGGCCGTGTGCGCACGCGTGGTCATGCAGCCGCTCGCGGCGGACCGCCCGCCGTGGGAGCTGCTGCTGGTGCCGCGGGCGCGGCCCGGGCGCTGCGCCCTGCTGATCCGGCTGCACCATGCCGTGGCCGACGGGCTCGCGGCCGAGGCGCTCGTCGGCGCGCTGGCCGATCCCGATGCGCCGGTCGACGGCGCCGCCGAGGGTGCCACGGTCGGGAAGCCGCGCTCCGGGGAGCCGCGATCAGGGGAGCCGCGATCAGGGGAGCCGCGCGCTGCGGAGCCCGGGCCCCGCGGCATCCGGAGCATCGCGTCGCGCGGCGCCCGCATCGTGGTGCAGGTCGCGGCGGTGTTCCGGCGGTCCGTCCGGTCGCGTACCCTCCTCGGCCCGCTCGGTGCGACGCGGGACGTCGCGTTCGGGGAGGTCGACCTGCGCGCCCTGCACGACGGCGCCCGGCGCCTCGGCGGCACCGTCAACGACGCGTTCCTCGCCGCGTACGGGCAGGGCATCCGCGCGGTGCTGCTCGCCGCGGGCGAGCCGCTTCCGGAGCGCGTGCCGATCTCGAACCCGGTGCGCCTCGACCGCCGCGCGGGGGAGGGGAACGCCACGGGGGTGATGCTCGTCGGCGTGCCGGTCGACCCCGACGACGTGCGCCCGGTCGTCGCCCGCGTGGCCGCGACCACGCGGTCCGCTGCGGCGCGCGCGCGTCGCGAGGGCACGTTCGAGCTCATGCGCGGCCCGCGCGTCGCCGCCCTGCTGATGCGGTTCGCGACCACGCAGCGGGCCGTCGGGGCGATCGCGTCGAACCTGCCGGGCCCCGGGCGCGCGCTGCGCATCGACGGCGCGGAGCTCGAGGCCGCGTGGCCGCTCTCCCTGCTCTCGGGGAACGTGCGCCTCGGCGTGGTCGGGCTCTCCTACGCCGGATGCTTCCGGTTCGGCGTGCAGACCGACGCCGACCACCTGCCGCCGGCGCGCATGGTCGCCGAGGCGATCACGTCGTCGCTGCGGCGCATCGCCGCGGCGTGA
- a CDS encoding LacI family DNA-binding transcriptional regulator — MSRPTTTPTGRRPSMADVARLAGVSTQTVSRYFTGTGYVGDDTRERVASAIDELGYRRNLSARNLRSAHTNTVGVLTMGALNYGSASVLTGLSLAAREAEYTLSISQLDLDFEAIGWEAEARRALDHFVSIPVDGIIVSTPIRDADAILREIERTTPVLVVSERPILPEHAATMHSYTAGYQATRHLVELGHRDILHVAGPGTRNEAQAREEGYRDALSEAGLTPQVAGDATDWNAGSGHRAGATVDPAAFTAVLAANDELALGFMSAMDRRGLRAPDDYSIVGIDDMPSAAYFSPPLTTMRLDFRSLGANTFRMLHEEIMTGVAPHHFVLEPELVVRESTRRLD, encoded by the coding sequence ATGTCCCGCCCCACCACCACCCCCACCGGCCGTCGACCGAGCATGGCCGACGTGGCCCGGCTCGCCGGGGTGTCCACGCAGACCGTGTCGCGCTACTTCACCGGCACCGGCTACGTCGGCGACGACACCCGCGAGCGCGTCGCGTCCGCCATCGACGAACTCGGGTACCGGCGCAACCTCTCGGCGCGCAACCTCCGCTCCGCGCACACGAACACGGTCGGCGTGCTGACCATGGGCGCCCTGAACTACGGCTCCGCGAGCGTGCTCACGGGCCTCAGCCTGGCCGCGAGGGAGGCCGAGTACACGCTCTCGATCAGCCAGCTCGACCTCGACTTCGAGGCGATCGGCTGGGAGGCCGAGGCGCGGCGGGCGCTCGACCACTTCGTGTCGATCCCGGTCGACGGCATCATCGTGTCCACCCCGATCCGCGATGCCGACGCGATCCTGCGCGAGATCGAGCGGACCACGCCGGTGCTCGTCGTCTCGGAGCGTCCCATCCTGCCCGAGCATGCGGCGACCATGCACTCGTACACCGCCGGCTACCAGGCGACGCGCCACCTCGTCGAGCTCGGCCACCGCGACATCCTGCACGTCGCGGGCCCCGGCACGCGCAACGAGGCGCAGGCTCGTGAGGAGGGCTACCGCGACGCGCTCTCCGAAGCCGGCCTCACCCCGCAGGTCGCCGGCGACGCCACCGACTGGAACGCAGGCTCGGGCCACCGCGCCGGAGCGACGGTCGACCCCGCCGCCTTCACCGCGGTCCTGGCCGCGAACGACGAGCTCGCACTCGGCTTCATGAGCGCGATGGACCGCCGCGGGCTGCGCGCACCCGACGACTACTCGATCGTCGGCATCGACGACATGCCGTCGGCCGCGTACTTCTCCCCGCCCCTGACGACCATGCGGCTCGACTTCCGCAGTCTCGGGGCGAACACCTTCCGTATGCTGCACGAGGAGATCATGACCGGGGTGGCACCGCACCATTTCGTGCTCGAGCCCGAGCTCGTGGTCCGCGAGTCGACGCGCCGGCTCGACTGA
- a CDS encoding YdeI/OmpD-associated family protein, which yields MTGTIGTPGGSDERPAVFFSGPEEFRAWLVVHHDTATELWMGLYKKHVPDRGLTWEDAVPEALCFGWIDSVAQRIDDDSRRQRWTPRKSTSVWSAVNIAHVERLTAEGRMHPAGIAAFEGRRADQATGYSFETMPQDLPPEYAERLAASAPAGAFWNAATAGYRRIVTNWVLTAKQQATRDRRLQQLIDESAAGRMIPSQRYGDEPKWVARAAEAARAADADGPANG from the coding sequence ATGACCGGCACCATCGGCACCCCCGGCGGCTCCGACGAGCGCCCGGCCGTCTTCTTCTCCGGGCCCGAGGAGTTCCGCGCCTGGCTCGTGGTGCACCACGACACCGCGACCGAGCTCTGGATGGGCCTGTACAAGAAGCACGTGCCCGACCGCGGCCTCACCTGGGAGGACGCGGTGCCCGAGGCGCTCTGCTTCGGCTGGATCGACTCCGTGGCGCAGCGCATCGACGACGACTCGAGGCGCCAGCGCTGGACCCCGCGCAAGTCGACGAGCGTGTGGTCGGCCGTGAACATCGCGCACGTCGAGCGGCTGACGGCCGAGGGACGGATGCACCCTGCCGGCATCGCGGCGTTCGAGGGGCGACGCGCCGACCAGGCGACCGGGTACTCGTTCGAGACGATGCCGCAGGACCTCCCGCCCGAGTACGCCGAGCGACTCGCGGCCTCCGCCCCTGCCGGCGCCTTCTGGAACGCCGCCACCGCCGGCTACCGCCGCATCGTGACCAACTGGGTGCTCACCGCGAAGCAGCAGGCGACCCGCGACCGCCGGCTCCAGCAGCTCATCGACGAGAGCGCCGCCGGGCGCATGATCCCGTCGCAACGCTACGGCGACGAGCCGAAGTGGGTCGCGAGGGCCGCCGAGGCCGCGCGGGCCGCCGATGCGGACGGCCCGGCGAACGGCTGA